A stretch of Paenibacillus peoriae DNA encodes these proteins:
- a CDS encoding SH3 domain-containing C40 family peptidase: protein MRRRVMGMLMTSAALLTAIHVAPGQVDAAASTASTGQKAVIQAAVKLRSGPSTTGDVVSFMKQGEAVTVLEKTNSYWYKIKTSDGVTGYTSSSDKYIKVGATSVAAAVTPSTTRKSEATESVKNVSAKEAVASVNSSAGQTKATIQTSVRLRAEASTSSEVLGYLNAGDVVTITDPSNAYWFKVTNAGGTVGYVSSSPQYIRIGEGVVVQQPVSAPVTTTPDTTAIPVTASPASTMNIFSGDAAAAIEQVINTGMTYLGTPYEYGSDRSSTATFDCSAFTRQIFRQAVGIQLPADSRSQGEWIKQNSQPNTDMTTLKRGDLLFFTNYNASSGAYTSLDNSSQTITHVAVYLGDNKLLHTFSVAGGGVKVTDFSKPWQDRFLFGGSVIQ, encoded by the coding sequence TTGAGAAGACGCGTGATGGGAATGCTCATGACGTCAGCCGCGCTGTTGACAGCAATTCATGTGGCGCCGGGTCAGGTTGACGCAGCGGCATCAACAGCATCCACGGGACAGAAGGCGGTTATTCAGGCGGCTGTAAAGCTTAGATCCGGTCCTTCGACTACAGGGGATGTAGTCAGCTTTATGAAGCAGGGAGAGGCCGTAACGGTATTGGAGAAAACCAACAGCTATTGGTATAAGATCAAGACTTCTGATGGAGTAACCGGATACACTAGCAGCTCCGACAAGTACATAAAAGTTGGCGCTACCAGCGTCGCTGCTGCTGTCACCCCGTCTACCACTCGTAAATCGGAAGCCACAGAGTCAGTTAAAAATGTTTCAGCTAAAGAGGCTGTGGCCTCAGTGAATAGTTCTGCCGGTCAAACGAAAGCTACGATTCAAACGTCCGTTCGTTTGCGGGCGGAGGCATCCACTTCTTCCGAGGTCTTGGGCTATTTGAATGCAGGGGATGTCGTTACGATTACCGATCCAAGTAATGCCTATTGGTTCAAGGTTACCAATGCTGGTGGTACGGTGGGTTACGTCAGCTCGTCTCCACAGTATATTCGTATTGGTGAGGGCGTTGTTGTGCAGCAGCCTGTGTCTGCTCCGGTGACAACCACTCCTGATACTACTGCAATACCTGTGACAGCCTCTCCTGCGTCAACTATGAACATATTTTCCGGTGATGCAGCGGCTGCAATAGAGCAGGTTATTAACACGGGGATGACTTATCTCGGAACTCCATATGAATATGGTTCGGATCGTAGCAGTACGGCTACTTTTGATTGCTCGGCATTTACCCGTCAAATTTTCCGTCAGGCTGTAGGTATCCAGCTTCCGGCAGATTCTCGTTCACAGGGTGAGTGGATCAAGCAAAACAGTCAGCCGAATACGGACATGACTACGCTGAAGCGTGGCGATTTGCTCTTCTTTACAAATTATAATGCATCTTCCGGGGCGTACACGTCCTTGGATAACTCCTCCCAAACGATTACACACGTAGCTGTATATTTGGGAGACAACAAGCTTCTCCATACGTTTTCTGTAGCGGGTGGCGGTGTAAAAGTTACGGATTTCAGCAAGCCTTGGCAGGACCGTTTCCTGTTTGGGGGCAGCGTGATTCAATAA
- a CDS encoding cation diffusion facilitator family transporter: MVNVYDEIRKGERGAWVSIAAYLLLSAFKLISGYIFASSALRADGFNNVTDIVVSVAVLVGLRISQKPPDSDHAYGHFRAETIAALLASFIMAVVGLQVLIDGIGSIFKGGKQIPDITSAGVAVICAVIMLGVYLYNNRLARQINNKALLAAAKDNLSDALVSVGAAVGIIGAQFGLPWLDTVAAIAVGCIICKTAWDIFKDSTHSLTDGFDEQELSDLRSTIARIPGVEGIRDVKARVHGNHALVDVVIEVNPQLSLIEGHRISDRIEERLQEVHNTMHVHVHVEPKL; the protein is encoded by the coding sequence GTGGTAAATGTCTATGATGAAATCCGAAAAGGTGAGCGTGGGGCGTGGGTAAGCATTGCTGCTTATCTCTTGCTGTCCGCCTTTAAGCTGATTAGCGGGTATATATTTGCTTCTAGCGCATTGCGGGCGGATGGCTTCAATAATGTCACCGATATTGTAGTGTCGGTTGCTGTACTGGTTGGACTGAGAATTTCCCAAAAGCCACCGGACTCTGACCATGCCTATGGACATTTTCGGGCAGAAACGATCGCGGCGCTGCTGGCGTCCTTTATTATGGCTGTCGTCGGTTTGCAGGTGCTTATTGATGGGATCGGCAGCATTTTCAAGGGCGGAAAGCAAATACCGGATATCACCTCCGCGGGTGTAGCTGTGATTTGTGCCGTGATTATGCTGGGAGTGTACTTGTACAATAACAGGCTGGCACGGCAAATTAACAATAAGGCTTTGCTGGCAGCGGCCAAGGATAATCTATCGGATGCACTTGTCAGTGTTGGGGCAGCAGTTGGCATTATCGGCGCACAGTTCGGGCTACCCTGGCTGGATACTGTAGCTGCGATCGCGGTAGGATGTATCATTTGCAAAACAGCGTGGGATATTTTTAAGGATTCCACACACAGCTTGACCGATGGATTTGATGAGCAAGAACTGTCTGACTTACGAAGTACGATTGCCCGTATACCTGGAGTAGAGGGGATTCGGGACGTTAAGGCACGTGTACACGGCAATCATGCACTAGTGGATGTGGTCATTGAGGTGAATCCGCAACTCAGCCTGATTGAAGGGCATCGGATCAGCGACCGGATTGAGGAGCGCCTACAAGAGGTTCATAATACGATGCATGTCCATGTCCATGTAGAACCCAAATTATAG
- a CDS encoding ABC-F family ATP-binding cassette domain-containing protein, which translates to MISTSGVTLRYGKRPLFEDVNIKFTPGNCYGLIGANGAGKSTFLKILSGEIEANSGEVHMTPGERMAVLKQNHYEYDEFPVLETVIMGHTRLYEIMKEKDALYAKTEFTEADGLRAGELEGEFAELNGWDAEPDAASLLIGLGIPRDLHDKNMSELSGNDKVRVLLAQALFGRPNNLLLDEPTNHLDLESIQWLENFLMDYEGTVIVVSHDRHFLNKVCTHIADIDFGKIQMYVGNYDFWYESSQLALALTRDANKKKEEKIKELQAFIQRFSANASKSKQATSRKKQLDKITLDDIRPSNRKYPFLNFKPEREAGKQLLTVDRLSKTVEGEQVLNEFSLVVNKGDKIAFVGPNGLPKSTLFQVLMNEIEADSGEFSWGITTSQAYFPKDNSTYFEGVDMNLVEWLRQYSKDQDETFLRGFLGRMLFSGEEALKKASVLSGGEKVRCMLAKMMLNGANVLLLEEPTNHLDLESITALNNGLIDFDGTILFTSHDHQFIQTIANRIVEITPNGVIDRTMSYDEYLENEEIAKLRERMYPVEIG; encoded by the coding sequence ATGATCAGTACAAGCGGCGTAACGCTTCGTTATGGGAAACGCCCACTTTTTGAAGACGTAAATATCAAATTTACTCCTGGGAACTGCTACGGCCTGATTGGGGCGAATGGCGCGGGCAAATCCACTTTTTTGAAAATTCTTTCCGGTGAAATCGAAGCCAATTCAGGCGAGGTTCACATGACACCGGGCGAACGGATGGCAGTGCTCAAGCAGAACCATTATGAATACGATGAATTCCCGGTTCTGGAAACCGTTATTATGGGTCATACGCGTCTGTATGAAATCATGAAGGAAAAAGATGCGCTGTATGCCAAAACAGAATTTACTGAAGCAGACGGCCTGCGTGCCGGTGAACTGGAAGGCGAATTTGCGGAGCTGAACGGTTGGGATGCTGAGCCGGATGCAGCTTCCTTGCTGATCGGTCTTGGTATTCCTCGCGACCTGCATGACAAGAACATGTCTGAGCTGAGTGGTAATGACAAGGTACGTGTTCTCCTGGCTCAAGCGTTGTTTGGTCGTCCGAACAATTTGCTGCTTGATGAGCCTACCAACCATTTGGACCTCGAATCCATTCAATGGCTGGAAAATTTCTTGATGGACTATGAAGGCACCGTCATCGTCGTATCCCATGATCGTCACTTCCTGAACAAGGTATGTACGCATATTGCGGATATCGATTTTGGCAAAATCCAGATGTACGTCGGCAACTACGACTTCTGGTATGAGTCCAGCCAGCTTGCGCTTGCCTTGACGCGTGATGCCAACAAGAAAAAGGAAGAGAAGATCAAGGAACTGCAAGCCTTTATTCAGCGCTTTTCCGCGAATGCTTCCAAGTCCAAACAAGCTACTTCACGTAAAAAACAACTGGATAAAATTACGCTGGACGACATCCGTCCATCGAACCGTAAATATCCTTTCCTGAACTTCAAGCCTGAACGCGAAGCAGGCAAACAACTCTTGACAGTAGACCGCCTCAGTAAAACCGTTGAAGGCGAGCAAGTGCTGAATGAGTTCAGTCTGGTTGTGAACAAAGGCGATAAAATCGCGTTTGTTGGGCCGAACGGTTTGCCTAAATCGACGCTCTTCCAAGTATTGATGAACGAGATTGAAGCAGACAGCGGAGAATTTTCTTGGGGGATTACAACTAGCCAAGCTTATTTCCCGAAAGATAATTCCACCTATTTTGAAGGTGTGGACATGAATCTTGTGGAATGGCTCCGTCAATATTCCAAGGATCAGGACGAAACGTTCCTGCGTGGCTTCTTGGGACGTATGCTTTTCTCTGGTGAAGAAGCACTTAAGAAAGCAAGTGTACTGTCCGGGGGCGAAAAGGTTCGCTGTATGCTGGCGAAAATGATGCTGAACGGTGCCAATGTGCTGTTGCTGGAAGAACCGACCAACCACTTGGATTTGGAGTCCATTACAGCGCTGAACAATGGTCTGATTGATTTTGACGGTACTATATTGTTCACATCTCATGACCATCAGTTTATTCAAACGATTGCGAACCGCATTGTGGAAATTACACCAAACGGCGTAATCGACCGTACGATGAGCTATGATGAATACTTGGAAAATGAAGAAATCGCGAAATTGCGTGAACGTATGTATCCGGTAGAAATCGGCTAA
- a CDS encoding ABC transporter ATP-binding protein gives MDIKDITFSYDRKTDRLHAIHAVIESGRITTIIGPNGCGKSTLLSVMSNNAVPRLGQVILDGKEIAHYKPKELARQLAVVHQQNEAPSDLTVEKLVSFGRLPHKNMFTARRDEDEEAIEWAIACTNLNERRTRTLDQLSGGERQRVWIAMALAQRTPILFLDEPTTYLDMYYQLEILELIRQLNQEHGLTIVMVLHDINQAIRYSDVMIAMKEGRIIANGPPTEVVTSELIQAVYDVEVVIKQDDEAGMYLIPIGVGAS, from the coding sequence ATGGACATTAAGGATATAACCTTCTCATATGATCGGAAAACAGATCGTCTGCACGCTATTCATGCTGTTATTGAGTCGGGACGGATTACGACCATTATTGGTCCCAACGGATGCGGCAAATCGACGCTGCTCAGCGTGATGTCCAACAATGCTGTTCCCCGCTTGGGACAGGTGATTCTGGACGGCAAGGAGATAGCCCACTACAAGCCCAAGGAGCTGGCCCGTCAATTGGCGGTAGTCCATCAGCAGAACGAGGCACCTTCCGACCTGACTGTAGAAAAGCTCGTAAGCTTCGGCAGGTTGCCGCATAAGAACATGTTCACAGCGAGGCGTGACGAGGATGAGGAGGCGATCGAGTGGGCGATAGCCTGTACTAACCTGAACGAACGTAGAACTCGCACGTTGGATCAACTCTCAGGAGGAGAACGGCAGCGTGTATGGATTGCAATGGCCTTGGCACAGCGGACTCCCATTTTATTTTTGGATGAGCCGACCACCTATTTGGATATGTACTACCAGCTTGAAATTTTAGAGCTCATTCGGCAGTTAAACCAGGAACATGGACTGACAATCGTGATGGTGCTGCATGATATCAATCAGGCTATTCGGTATAGCGATGTAATGATTGCCATGAAGGAAGGGCGTATTATAGCGAACGGCCCACCTACAGAGGTCGTTACATCTGAACTGATCCAGGCAGTTTATGATGTGGAGGTCGTAATCAAACAGGATGATGAAGCGGGCATGTATCTCATTCCGATAGGAGTCGGGGCTTCCTGA
- a CDS encoding FecCD family ABC transporter permease, with protein sequence MSKKGWSLIVVMVLLVGVMLYSAMTGSLKVDLSQLVTGLWTGTDDQVNVVKDLRLPRIIVAVMAGAALAVAGVLLQAVMKNPLADAGVIGISSGAALISLIAVTVFPMLYFWMPFFSFIGGAIACLMVYGFSWRSGLHPIRLILIGVAVNAIFSGLGQSFNYRGSYAVTSINQVTTSTLSMKKWVDVEVIVTYGGIGLILAMLVFSWCNFLSLQDKTAKNLGFNVTRARLLISVIAVLLAATATAIAGVIAFIGLLVPHCARYLVGSDHKWLIPFSALCGGLLLLLADTLGRTVLAPNEIPASIIMAVIGGPFLIFLIRKADRSYGH encoded by the coding sequence ATGTCCAAAAAAGGTTGGAGTCTTATTGTTGTAATGGTCTTGCTCGTCGGCGTCATGTTATATTCAGCGATGACAGGTAGTCTCAAGGTGGATTTGAGTCAGTTGGTCACCGGATTGTGGACAGGTACAGATGATCAGGTGAATGTGGTCAAGGACCTGAGACTACCGAGAATTATCGTAGCCGTGATGGCAGGTGCAGCACTTGCAGTGGCGGGTGTCTTGCTGCAAGCTGTTATGAAAAACCCGCTGGCAGATGCCGGAGTTATCGGCATTTCTTCGGGAGCAGCATTGATCTCGCTGATTGCGGTGACGGTCTTTCCAATGCTTTATTTCTGGATGCCGTTCTTTTCATTTATTGGCGGTGCGATAGCTTGTTTAATGGTTTATGGATTTTCATGGAGATCCGGCTTGCATCCGATTCGTCTCATTCTGATCGGGGTAGCTGTGAATGCCATTTTTTCTGGTTTAGGTCAGTCATTTAATTATCGAGGCAGTTATGCGGTCACCAGCATTAACCAGGTTACTACTTCAACCTTGTCTATGAAAAAATGGGTAGATGTCGAGGTTATTGTGACCTATGGCGGGATTGGACTAATTTTGGCCATGCTCGTGTTCTCTTGGTGCAATTTCTTGTCCCTTCAAGATAAAACAGCTAAAAATCTGGGATTCAATGTAACACGCGCACGACTTTTGATTTCTGTGATTGCAGTGCTGCTTGCAGCAACGGCTACAGCCATCGCAGGAGTGATTGCCTTTATCGGCCTGCTCGTTCCGCATTGTGCCCGCTACCTAGTTGGCTCGGATCATAAGTGGTTGATTCCATTTTCAGCCTTATGCGGTGGCTTGTTGCTGCTGCTCGCGGATACTCTGGGGCGGACGGTGCTTGCTCCCAATGAAATCCCGGCTTCTATTATTATGGCCGTCATTGGCGGGCCGTTCCTGATATTCCTGATCAGAAAGGCGGATCGCAGCTATGGACATTAA
- the isdE gene encoding heme ABC transporter substrate-binding protein IsdE has protein sequence MKRYIAWAQGRSFCLYMLIGIVILLLAGCSGGGQAGQNQSDGSKSTATSDANGKSSDGKAQAPRIVATTVAIAEITDALGLDLAGKPTSTKVLPDRYKDVPDVGNPMSPDMEKVMSLKPTDVLSVTTLKYDLEPKFKDLKINAEFLNFESLANMQKEIQKLGDTFGKAEKAKEINGALDAKVAEIQQKIKGKKSPKVLILLGVPGSYLVATEHSYIGDLVKIAGGTNVVQGEKVEFIAHNTEALQQSNPDIILRAAHGMPDEVVKMFDEEFKTNDIWKHFNAVKNGHVYDLPEPLFGTTGNLAANSALDELMKMLYPSN, from the coding sequence ATGAAACGATATATAGCATGGGCTCAAGGAAGATCGTTTTGTTTGTATATGTTAATCGGCATCGTGATCTTGTTGCTGGCCGGATGTTCGGGAGGAGGACAGGCTGGACAGAATCAGAGCGATGGTTCGAAATCAACGGCAACATCTGATGCAAACGGAAAGTCGTCTGACGGTAAAGCTCAAGCTCCTCGTATTGTGGCGACTACGGTAGCCATTGCGGAAATCACGGATGCGCTGGGTTTGGATTTGGCAGGTAAGCCGACAAGCACGAAAGTGCTGCCTGACCGTTACAAGGATGTGCCTGATGTGGGTAATCCGATGAGCCCTGATATGGAAAAAGTGATGTCATTGAAGCCGACGGATGTACTGTCGGTGACGACACTGAAATATGATCTGGAGCCTAAATTTAAAGATTTGAAAATCAATGCCGAATTTTTGAATTTTGAAAGTCTCGCGAATATGCAAAAAGAAATTCAAAAGCTGGGAGACACGTTTGGCAAAGCCGAAAAGGCTAAAGAGATTAATGGAGCTTTGGATGCCAAAGTAGCCGAAATTCAACAAAAGATCAAAGGAAAGAAATCTCCTAAAGTATTGATTTTGCTGGGAGTACCGGGAAGCTATCTGGTGGCTACCGAGCATTCCTATATTGGGGATCTGGTTAAAATTGCAGGCGGAACAAATGTGGTTCAGGGCGAGAAGGTGGAGTTCATTGCCCACAATACCGAAGCCTTGCAGCAATCCAACCCTGATATCATTTTGCGCGCTGCACACGGGATGCCGGATGAAGTAGTGAAAATGTTCGATGAAGAGTTCAAAACCAACGATATCTGGAAGCATTTCAACGCTGTGAAAAATGGGCATGTCTATGATCTGCCTGAACCGTTGTTTGGCACAACAGGGAATCTAGCGGCAAACTCGGCGCTAGATGAGCTGATGAAAATGCTGTATCCTTCGAATTAA
- a CDS encoding NEAT domain-containing protein, translated as MKSRFNKYITTFAAILMLFSLFSPYVGATPEVDSTSQNLTDSSTTVTSATYATYEMPVEVPSTYAEPTNAVTTTDATYADGEYLIDYKPLRKTVSGSTRDSSFKTNYTYPGDLIIKDGKYHFSFKFAETQGLSKFLVEQNGETVPAKIEVDSGKASGTVSFDVYDFHQNVNTEFGFNSSSPWYVDTDPDRSVKEWIEFDPSSLRLKNSTENPTVPPVTPPVTPPNAGEKLSDLDFTLLKDGTNEKSMMDGYTEKPGSLIERGGKQYAQFTLKNSKQIDGFKVEQNGVLTDTSVVSEDQTANTRVIEFEVKELPAKLNAWVSINWPELGYVHTYNVDLQMSSAPAPSDLADGTYSINFNTLHATKDQPSAMAQYLLSPATLTVAKGQKEVSFTIKDSTTVTEFKTEQNGTLTDADIVSVDKTANTRIVKFKVADLDAILNAQVHVSTTYPGGVYEMDHKLRLQFDKNSISGTDNGSTPVTSNLDFTLLKDGSSEKSMMDGYTEKPGTLVERKGKKYVQFTLKNSKQIDGFKVEQNGVLTNTTVVSEDQTANTRVIEFEVKEVPAKLNAWVSINWPELNYVETYDVDLQLGAATTPVDPGTPGTPGTPGKNLADGTYSINFDALHAIKDQKSAMAQYLLSPATLTVSKGKYEASFTIKDSTTVTEFKTEQSGTLTDADIVSEDRNANTRVVKFKVADLDAILNAQVHVSTTYPGGVYEMDHKLRLQFDRSSITAKGPDNGTTTPVENGRYSIDFSVLKNGSNEISVMDGYMQKPATLLKQSGKNIIQIKMDKSSWIKTFKVNGAEAQVVDQSSSANTRTVQFEVPNLSDKVTVNTHVIVPGLDLSGIPYDHVYDVQFQFEPATIRSFVEPTSSGAADPIVKLDFDKLANGKYALKFSIVLPDGITGSESPAQRFITNEPAQLVVEGDKRFVGLKLQNSNEVKTLRIWDNASGDYRDAEVTQEDAASNTKHVRFSVSDFKSNVKGQLVIYEAPKVASSAPMVFKAEDRVEKVYDFEFKFDTSNVSYHNETKADEVEQGKNNLADGEYTANFRVLANGTDKDSLVAPFVQSLAKLIVKNGKVQAHVTVTDNQALKLFQTDFEGRYANPTIMGSDTKGDTHTIAFEVPDLDKKLSVYTQVYLPEKYILNEKFGGQIQFDRASLKGEGVNTATTVTPTEPIVASTDKAAETTASVAETKPVVEQPVQMASEKQYTINYNVFKDKTSEASVMDGYLDKPATLIEKGDKRYIQVTLKNSSWMPTLQVEQNGTLKDVEVISTSGDTRVVQFEVGDLSQKISAYTHVIVPGLVLGGVPYDHWYTVQFQFDEASLKAK; from the coding sequence TTGAAAAGCCGATTTAACAAATACATTACGACATTCGCTGCTATTCTAATGTTGTTTTCTTTATTTTCACCATACGTAGGAGCAACCCCTGAAGTTGATTCCACTTCCCAAAATTTGACTGATTCAAGCACTACAGTCACTAGTGCTACTTATGCTACTTATGAGATGCCGGTAGAAGTACCCAGCACATATGCTGAGCCTACCAATGCTGTAACTACCACAGATGCGACCTATGCAGATGGAGAATACCTGATTGATTACAAACCTTTAAGAAAGACAGTCAGCGGTAGCACCAGAGATTCGAGTTTCAAAACAAACTATACCTATCCTGGAGATTTGATCATTAAGGATGGAAAATACCATTTTTCATTTAAGTTTGCGGAAACTCAAGGGCTATCGAAATTTTTAGTAGAACAAAACGGGGAAACAGTTCCCGCAAAAATAGAGGTGGATTCTGGGAAAGCTTCCGGGACTGTAAGCTTCGATGTTTATGATTTTCATCAAAATGTAAATACGGAGTTTGGATTTAATAGCAGTTCTCCGTGGTATGTAGATACCGATCCAGATCGTTCGGTGAAGGAATGGATTGAGTTTGATCCTTCCAGCTTGAGACTTAAAAACTCAACGGAGAATCCAACGGTTCCACCTGTAACACCACCGGTGACGCCTCCTAATGCAGGAGAAAAACTTTCTGATTTGGACTTTACCCTTTTGAAAGATGGAACCAATGAAAAGTCTATGATGGATGGGTATACGGAGAAACCAGGCTCACTAATTGAGCGTGGAGGTAAACAATATGCCCAGTTTACATTAAAGAACAGCAAACAGATTGATGGTTTTAAGGTAGAGCAAAATGGGGTGTTAACCGACACTTCTGTTGTAAGTGAAGATCAAACTGCGAATACACGAGTGATCGAGTTTGAAGTGAAAGAACTGCCTGCCAAGCTCAACGCATGGGTGAGCATCAACTGGCCTGAGCTGGGCTACGTGCATACTTATAATGTAGATCTTCAGATGTCTTCTGCACCCGCCCCATCAGATTTGGCGGATGGAACGTATTCTATTAATTTTAATACCCTGCACGCCACAAAAGATCAGCCATCAGCCATGGCACAGTATCTGTTGTCTCCGGCAACTTTGACGGTAGCGAAGGGACAAAAAGAAGTTTCCTTCACCATTAAAGACAGCACTACAGTGACGGAATTCAAAACTGAACAAAATGGAACGTTGACGGATGCAGATATTGTAAGTGTGGACAAGACCGCCAATACACGTATTGTGAAATTCAAAGTAGCGGATTTGGACGCGATTTTGAATGCGCAGGTACATGTGAGCACGACCTATCCAGGTGGGGTTTATGAGATGGACCATAAACTTCGTCTTCAGTTCGATAAAAACAGTATCTCGGGAACGGACAACGGTTCAACTCCAGTAACGTCAAATCTGGACTTCACGCTGTTAAAAGACGGTTCAAGTGAAAAGTCTATGATGGATGGATATACAGAAAAACCGGGTACTCTGGTTGAACGTAAAGGCAAGAAATATGTACAGTTCACTTTGAAAAACAGCAAACAAATTGACGGCTTTAAAGTAGAACAAAATGGAGTATTGACCAACACGACCGTAGTAAGTGAAGATCAAACGGCGAATACACGTGTTATCGAATTTGAGGTTAAGGAAGTGCCTGCCAAACTGAATGCATGGGTAAGCATCAACTGGCCTGAGCTGAACTATGTAGAAACCTATGATGTCGATCTTCAATTAGGAGCGGCAACAACCCCGGTTGATCCTGGGACGCCAGGCACACCAGGCACGCCCGGAAAGAATTTAGCTGATGGAACGTATTCAATCAACTTCGATGCGCTGCACGCAATCAAAGATCAAAAATCGGCCATGGCGCAATATTTATTGTCTCCGGCCACACTGACGGTATCAAAAGGCAAGTATGAAGCCTCCTTTACCATCAAAGACAGCACCACCGTGACAGAGTTTAAAACAGAACAAAGCGGGACACTTACGGATGCAGATATCGTTAGTGAGGACAGGAATGCTAATACACGTGTTGTGAAATTCAAAGTGGCGGATTTGGACGCTATTCTGAATGCACAGGTACATGTGAGCACGACCTATCCAGGTGGGGTTTATGAGATGGATCATAAGCTTCGTCTGCAATTTGACCGCAGCAGCATTACAGCTAAAGGACCGGATAACGGAACCACAACCCCAGTTGAAAATGGCAGATACAGCATTGATTTCTCCGTACTCAAAAACGGAAGCAATGAAATATCTGTGATGGATGGATATATGCAAAAGCCAGCCACACTGTTAAAACAGTCTGGTAAAAATATCATTCAGATCAAAATGGACAAGAGCAGCTGGATCAAAACGTTCAAAGTAAATGGTGCAGAGGCTCAGGTTGTCGATCAATCGAGCTCCGCAAATACAAGAACAGTACAATTTGAAGTGCCAAATCTGTCGGATAAAGTGACAGTGAACACGCATGTCATCGTACCTGGATTGGATTTGAGTGGCATCCCATATGATCACGTGTATGATGTGCAGTTCCAATTCGAGCCTGCTACCATTCGAAGCTTTGTTGAGCCTACCTCTTCAGGGGCGGCTGATCCTATCGTTAAATTGGATTTCGACAAGCTTGCCAATGGTAAATATGCATTGAAATTCAGCATTGTGCTGCCAGATGGTATTACAGGTTCTGAATCTCCGGCTCAACGTTTCATCACCAATGAACCAGCGCAATTGGTCGTGGAAGGCGACAAACGGTTTGTAGGTCTGAAGCTGCAAAACAGCAATGAAGTGAAGACGCTGCGCATTTGGGACAACGCAAGCGGGGACTACCGAGATGCAGAAGTGACCCAGGAAGATGCAGCAAGCAATACGAAGCACGTTCGTTTTAGCGTAAGTGACTTTAAGAGCAATGTAAAAGGCCAACTGGTTATCTACGAAGCTCCTAAAGTGGCAAGTAGCGCTCCGATGGTTTTCAAGGCGGAGGATCGAGTAGAAAAGGTATATGATTTTGAATTTAAATTCGATACCAGCAATGTATCTTATCACAACGAAACCAAAGCAGACGAAGTAGAACAGGGGAAAAATAACTTGGCCGATGGAGAGTACACTGCGAACTTCCGTGTACTGGCGAACGGAACAGACAAGGATTCTCTAGTGGCTCCTTTTGTGCAGAGTCTAGCGAAGTTGATTGTGAAAAATGGCAAGGTTCAGGCTCATGTAACCGTTACGGACAACCAGGCTTTGAAGCTATTCCAAACGGATTTTGAAGGTCGTTATGCCAATCCGACGATTATGGGTTCGGACACTAAAGGTGACACGCACACGATTGCGTTCGAAGTACCTGATCTGGATAAAAAGTTGAGTGTGTACACACAGGTATATCTGCCTGAGAAATACATTCTAAATGAGAAATTCGGCGGTCAGATTCAATTTGACCGTGCATCGCTTAAAGGTGAGGGAGTTAATACAGCTACAACCGTAACCCCTACTGAACCGATAGTAGCTTCTACGGACAAGGCAGCAGAAACAACTGCATCTGTAGCTGAAACCAAACCAGTAGTTGAGCAACCGGTTCAAATGGCTTCCGAGAAGCAATACACGATTAATTACAACGTATTTAAAGACAAAACGAGTGAAGCTTCCGTTATGGACGGTTATCTCGACAAGCCAGCCACACTGATTGAAAAGGGAGACAAGCGCTATATCCAAGTGACTTTGAAAAATAGCTCTTGGATGCCAACTCTACAAGTGGAGCAAAACGGTACCCTGAAAGATGTAGAAGTGATCTCGACATCCGGCGATACACGTGTCGTTCAATTCGAGGTAGGGGACTTGTCCCAGAAAATCAGTGCTTACACACACGTTATTGTGCCTGGCTTGGTTCTTGGCGGAGTGCCGTATGATCACTGGTATACAGTTCAGTTCCAATTTGATGAAGCAAGCCTGAAAGCGAAGTAG